The following coding sequences lie in one Arachis ipaensis cultivar K30076 chromosome B05, Araip1.1, whole genome shotgun sequence genomic window:
- the LOC107643562 gene encoding uncharacterized protein LOC107643562 isoform X1 produces MQAFRRFATSIYLSKPKQLNAASFTVAAKPYLKLSDEVPATRFWSSGRDSGNGEDEWNEAWESAWLPEDLTPKSRAPWETDVNFGSPSTSLPESSSTAVSDGVAVAEIETHADAETKAFVEEMNENWEVRRKKGSKEKEKVQNGAVYSVENMKKDYRLRKQRVHAGLWVKEIEKLEEAKLGDHIGSGGGDDIQRLLDSCSDIFDSGNNDLNNTEVPTSEFKNMPDGWETISKSQDGNIWEMSQREEDILLQEFERRIAYSKFQIASFIKTHIFSRRRPIDGWKYMIEVVGPNAKKGKGSVSRVPSLADPSTQPFKKTLVDKSYIPLERRYAS; encoded by the exons atgcaaGCGTTTCGAAGATTCGCAACCTCTATCTACTTGTCGAAACCGAAGCAATTAAACGCAGCGTCGTTCACGGTTGCCGCCAAACCCTATCTCAAACTTTCCGACGAGGTTCCCGCGACCAGGTTCTGGTCGTCGGGGCGCGATTCCGGCAACGGCGAAGATGAATGGAACGAGGCGTGGGAGTCAGCGTGGCTTCCGGAGGATCTCACGCCCAAGTCTCGCGCGCCATGGGAGACCGACGTTAACTTTGGTTCCCCCTCCACGTCCTTGCCGGAGTCTTCCTCCACCGCCGTTTCCGACGGGGTTGCGGTGGCGGAGATCGAAACTCATGCTGACGCGGAGACGAAGGCGTTCGTGGAGGAGATGAACGAGAATTGGGAGGTTAGGAGAAAGAAGGGAtcgaaggagaaagagaaggtgcAAAATGGTGCCGTTTATAGCGTGGAGAATATGAAGAAGGATTACCGGTTGAGGAAGCAAAGGGTGCACGCTGGGCTGTGGGTTAAGGAGATTGAGAAGCTCGAGGAGGCTAAGTTGGGGGATCACATCGGCAGCGGCGGCGGCGATGACATTCAGAGATTGCTTGACAGCTGCTCGGA CATCTTCGACTCTGGCAACAATGATCTGAACAACACAGAAGTTCCAACTTCTGAGTTCAAAAACATGCCTGATGGGTGGGAAACAATATCTAAATCTCAAGATGGAAACATATGGGAGATGTCCCAGAGAGAAGAGGATATACTTCTCCAGGAATTTGAGCGTCGAATTGCTTATAGCAAGTTTCAG ATCGCTAGTTTTATCAAGACTCATATATTTAGTCGGAGGAGACCAATTGATGGGTGGAAATATATGATAGAGGTGGTGGGACCAAATGCTAAGAAAGGGAAGGGTAGTGTCTCTAGGGTTCCCAGTCTAGCTGATCCCTCTACTCAACCGTTCAAGAAGACCCTTGTTGACAAGAGTTACATTCCCCTTGAGAGAAG ATATGCTTCATGA
- the LOC107643562 gene encoding uncharacterized protein LOC107643562 isoform X2, with protein sequence MQAFRRFATSIYLSKPKQLNAASFTVAAKPYLKLSDEVPATRFWSSGRDSGNGEDEWNEAWESAWLPEDLTPKSRAPWETDVNFGSPSTSLPESSSTAVSDGVAVAEIETHADAETKAFVEEMNENWEVRRKKGSKEKEKVQNGAVYSVENMKKDYRLRKQRVHAGLWVKEIEKLEEAKLGDHIGSGGGDDIQRLLDSCSDIFDSGNNDLNNTEVPTSEFKNMPDGWETISKSQDGNIWEMSQREEDILLQEFERRIAYSKFQSLFAALIIHNLVNLECRSLVLSRLIYLVGGDQLMGGNI encoded by the exons atgcaaGCGTTTCGAAGATTCGCAACCTCTATCTACTTGTCGAAACCGAAGCAATTAAACGCAGCGTCGTTCACGGTTGCCGCCAAACCCTATCTCAAACTTTCCGACGAGGTTCCCGCGACCAGGTTCTGGTCGTCGGGGCGCGATTCCGGCAACGGCGAAGATGAATGGAACGAGGCGTGGGAGTCAGCGTGGCTTCCGGAGGATCTCACGCCCAAGTCTCGCGCGCCATGGGAGACCGACGTTAACTTTGGTTCCCCCTCCACGTCCTTGCCGGAGTCTTCCTCCACCGCCGTTTCCGACGGGGTTGCGGTGGCGGAGATCGAAACTCATGCTGACGCGGAGACGAAGGCGTTCGTGGAGGAGATGAACGAGAATTGGGAGGTTAGGAGAAAGAAGGGAtcgaaggagaaagagaaggtgcAAAATGGTGCCGTTTATAGCGTGGAGAATATGAAGAAGGATTACCGGTTGAGGAAGCAAAGGGTGCACGCTGGGCTGTGGGTTAAGGAGATTGAGAAGCTCGAGGAGGCTAAGTTGGGGGATCACATCGGCAGCGGCGGCGGCGATGACATTCAGAGATTGCTTGACAGCTGCTCGGA CATCTTCGACTCTGGCAACAATGATCTGAACAACACAGAAGTTCCAACTTCTGAGTTCAAAAACATGCCTGATGGGTGGGAAACAATATCTAAATCTCAAGATGGAAACATATGGGAGATGTCCCAGAGAGAAGAGGATATACTTCTCCAGGAATTTGAGCGTCGAATTGCTTATAGCAAGTTTCAG TCCTTATTTGCAGCACTTATTATTCACAATCTTGTGAATCTGGAATGCAGATCGCTAGTTTTATCAAGACTCATATATTTAGTCGGAGGAGACCAATTGATGGGTGGAAATATATGA
- the LOC107643563 gene encoding HVA22-like protein c, whose amino-acid sequence MGASENNFLHVIAKNFDVLALPLVTLVYPLYASIQAIETRSIADDQQWLTYWVLYSLITLFELTFAKVLEVLAIWPYAKLILSCWLVLPHFNGAAHVYKQYIRPFYMNPQLPHLPQMPRTSHMWYVPRKNIFSKQDDVLTAAERYMEEHGTEAFERLISRDREARARHHGAYTNGNYTIFNDDFIY is encoded by the exons ATGGGGGCTTCTGAAAACAATTTCCTCCACGTCATTGCCAAGAACTTCGATGTTCTTGCACT GCCCTTGGTTACCCTCGTTTACCCTTT ATATGCTTCAATCCAGGCCATAGAGACCAGGTCAATTGCTGATGACCAACAATGGCTCACATATTGGGTTCTCTATTCTTTGATAACACTCTTTGAGCTCACTTTTGCCAAAGTTCTTGAAGt GCTTGCCATATGGCCCTATGCCAAGTTGATACTTAGTTGCTGGTTGGTTCTTCCACACTTTAATGGCGCAGCGCATGTTTATAAGCAATACATTAGACCTTTCTATATGAACCCACAACTTCCGCACCTGCCGCAGATGCCACGAACTTCTCACATGTGGTATGTTCCAAGAAAGAACATATTCAGCAAGCAAGACGATGTTTTGACTGCGGCTGAGAGATACATGGAAGAGCATGGAACAGAAGCCTTTGAAAGACTCATAAGCAGG GATAGAGAAGCTAGAGCAAGGCATCATGGAGCATACACAAATGGAAATTACACAATCTTCAATGATGATTTTATATATTAG